In a genomic window of Halostella litorea:
- a CDS encoding enoyl-CoA hydratase/isomerase family protein: MIEAAADGRITTVTLARPERRNALTPAGLDALRAAVADAETSVVSLRGAGEAFCAGADLDVVDGLDGDAAADLARRGQRTATAIAESDSVVVAGVDGAARGGGLELALACDLRVATPAATFAEPGVEFGLFGAWGGTVRLPRVVGEGEAMDLALSGRVVDAAEARRMGLVSRVVEDPRAVAEQIADNDPAALSVVKERLRDDADPETREEREAAAFADLAADRRSRKG; encoded by the coding sequence ATGATCGAAGCGGCTGCCGACGGGCGGATCACCACCGTCACGCTCGCCCGCCCGGAGCGGCGAAACGCCCTCACGCCGGCCGGGCTGGACGCGCTGCGAGCGGCGGTCGCCGACGCCGAGACGTCCGTCGTTTCCCTCCGCGGAGCCGGCGAGGCGTTCTGTGCCGGCGCGGACCTGGACGTGGTCGACGGGCTGGACGGCGACGCCGCGGCGGATCTGGCCCGCCGCGGCCAGCGGACAGCGACCGCGATCGCCGAGAGCGACAGCGTCGTCGTCGCGGGGGTCGACGGGGCGGCCCGCGGCGGCGGGCTGGAACTGGCGCTGGCCTGCGATCTCCGCGTGGCGACGCCGGCCGCGACGTTCGCCGAGCCGGGCGTCGAGTTCGGCCTGTTCGGCGCGTGGGGCGGGACCGTCCGCCTCCCCCGCGTCGTCGGCGAGGGCGAGGCGATGGATCTCGCGCTCTCCGGTCGGGTCGTCGACGCCGCGGAGGCGCGCCGGATGGGCCTCGTCTCCCGCGTGGTCGAGGACCCGCGGGCGGTCGCCGAGCAGATCGCCGACAACGACCCCGCGGCGCTGTCGGTCGTCAAGGAGCGGTTGCGGGACGACGCCGACCCCGAGACCCGCGAGGAGCGGGAGGCCGCGGCGTTCGCCGACCTCGCCGCCGACCGCCGGAGTCGCAAGGGTTAG
- a CDS encoding YbdD/YjiX family protein has product MDECDHCGASFEEEDAYLRHLRDEHPDDLTRIERRRVDELDGGDGGIPTLAVVGVAAVGVLVAAALAYVLLAGGGPSADAQITPHSQGSVHYHGTMNVTIDGQTLDFSRDQYQLQDDFFHYERGNGDRWHVHGEDVTLEYGLATLGIEVTGSSVTFDGTTYEDGDEGTNVTVTVNGESVDPKQYVLEQGDQVRVIVTTE; this is encoded by the coding sequence ATGGACGAGTGCGACCACTGCGGGGCGTCGTTCGAGGAGGAGGACGCCTACCTCCGGCACCTCCGGGACGAACACCCCGACGACCTGACCCGCATCGAGCGGCGGCGGGTCGACGAACTCGACGGCGGGGACGGAGGGATCCCGACGCTGGCGGTGGTCGGCGTGGCCGCCGTCGGCGTGCTGGTCGCCGCCGCGCTCGCGTACGTCCTGCTCGCCGGCGGCGGCCCGAGCGCCGACGCCCAGATCACGCCCCACTCCCAGGGCAGCGTCCACTACCACGGGACGATGAACGTCACCATCGACGGGCAGACGCTCGACTTCAGCCGGGACCAGTACCAGCTGCAGGACGACTTCTTCCACTACGAGAGGGGCAACGGCGATCGCTGGCACGTCCACGGCGAGGACGTGACCCTGGAGTACGGCCTCGCGACGCTCGGTATCGAGGTGACCGGGAGTTCGGTGACGTTCGACGGGACGACCTACGAGGACGGTGACGAGGGGACGAACGTCACGGTGACGGTAAACGGCGAGTCGGTCGACCCCAAGCAGTACGTCCTGGAGCAGGGCGACCAGGTCCGAGTGATCGTCACGACGGAGTGA
- a CDS encoding NAD+ synthase, with amino-acid sequence MIDLRFSESELEARRENITSFIADTVDAAGADGAVLGLSGGVDSSLVAHLTVEALGTDALYGLVMPGTVSSEDNMSDAERVAEKLGIEYGVVEIEPIVDSLLEAYPDAAGDEVAVGNSRARTRAVLNYLVANHENRIVLGTGNRSEAMAGYYTKYGDGAVDCHPIGNLYKAQVRQLATAVGVPEGIVTKPPTAGLWKDQTDEGEMGVGYDTLDAILALHIEGPLSADATQRELDVEAETVERVEELHRASAHKRSMPPAPDEPEV; translated from the coding sequence ATGATCGATCTCCGATTCTCGGAGTCGGAACTGGAGGCCCGGCGGGAGAACATCACGTCGTTCATCGCCGACACCGTCGACGCGGCGGGCGCTGACGGCGCGGTGCTGGGGCTGTCCGGCGGCGTCGACAGCTCGCTGGTCGCACATCTGACCGTCGAGGCGCTTGGCACCGACGCGCTGTACGGGCTCGTCATGCCGGGGACGGTGAGCAGCGAGGACAACATGAGCGACGCCGAGCGCGTCGCCGAGAAGCTCGGCATCGAGTACGGCGTGGTCGAGATCGAACCCATCGTCGACAGCCTCCTCGAGGCGTACCCCGACGCGGCCGGCGACGAGGTCGCGGTCGGGAACAGCCGGGCGCGTACCCGGGCCGTGCTGAACTACCTCGTCGCGAACCACGAGAACCGGATCGTGCTGGGGACGGGGAACCGAAGCGAGGCGATGGCCGGGTACTACACGAAGTACGGCGACGGGGCCGTCGACTGCCACCCGATCGGCAACCTCTACAAGGCGCAGGTGCGCCAGCTCGCCACCGCGGTCGGCGTCCCGGAGGGGATCGTGACGAAGCCGCCGACGGCCGGCCTGTGGAAGGACCAGACCGACGAGGGCGAGATGGGCGTGGGCTACGACACGCTCGACGCGATCCTGGCGCTGCATATCGAGGGGCCGCTGTCGGCCGACGCGACCCAGCGGGAGCTGGACGTCGAGGCCGAAACGGTCGAACGCGTCGAGGAACTGCACCGGGCGAGCGCGCACAAGCGGTCGATGCCGCCCGCGCCGGACGAACCGGAGGTGTAG
- a CDS encoding PAS domain S-box protein has product MGSPIRVLHVDDDPAFVDLVATFLERESDLTVVSETSAADGLETFERADVECVVSDYDMPRTDGLEFLQGVRERDPDVPFVLFTGKGSEEIASEAISAGVTDYMQKGGGTDQYTVLANRVRNAARQYRSQRQAEQMQQRLEEVAESTTDCIWMFTSDWDDLLFVSGYEDVWGRPSEAIRENPEDFLRGVHPDDREFVRGIMEDLSDGESIDAVYRITRGDDETGWVWVKGEPVLDDDGSVVRVVGFTRDVTERKRRERTLQEEREFIEQAINALDDVFYVVGTDGTLRRWNDSLEATTGYDGSEIAEMDVVEFFAEDHRARISDAVRESFDGGEVTVEAEFETARGRRIPHEFTGARLTDPEGELIGLVGVGRDISERKERERELKRQNERFDELAGVISHDLETPIQTVRGRLELAAETGDPAQIDEALDALQRVDELREDIVDMVRSREVVGETETVEVAETARSAWRAVTVRSDASLEVEDTVRLDADPDALRRLLQNLLSNSVEHASGAVSIRIGALDHGFYLADSGSGIPEEHREDVFTPGFTTKAGGSGMGMASVRQILDAHGWRIEVTDSEALGGVRFEVLAQDGNETN; this is encoded by the coding sequence ATGGGAAGTCCGATTCGGGTCCTCCACGTTGACGACGACCCCGCGTTCGTTGACTTGGTCGCCACGTTTCTCGAACGGGAGAGCGACCTGACGGTGGTCTCGGAGACGAGCGCGGCGGACGGGCTCGAAACGTTCGAACGGGCGGACGTCGAATGCGTCGTGAGCGACTACGACATGCCGCGGACTGACGGTCTGGAGTTCCTGCAGGGGGTCCGCGAGCGGGACCCGGACGTGCCGTTCGTTCTGTTCACCGGCAAGGGGAGCGAGGAGATAGCGAGCGAGGCGATATCGGCGGGTGTCACCGATTACATGCAGAAGGGAGGCGGGACGGACCAGTACACCGTGCTCGCGAACCGGGTCCGGAACGCCGCGCGCCAGTACCGGTCGCAGAGACAGGCCGAGCAGATGCAACAGCGGCTGGAGGAGGTGGCAGAGAGCACCACGGACTGTATCTGGATGTTCACCAGCGACTGGGACGACCTCCTGTTCGTCTCCGGCTACGAGGACGTGTGGGGTCGTCCATCCGAGGCGATACGGGAGAACCCGGAGGACTTCCTGCGGGGCGTCCACCCCGACGACCGCGAGTTCGTCAGGGGGATAATGGAGGACCTGTCGGACGGGGAGTCCATCGACGCCGTCTACAGGATAACGCGGGGCGACGACGAGACCGGCTGGGTTTGGGTGAAGGGGGAGCCGGTGCTGGACGACGACGGGAGCGTCGTCCGCGTCGTCGGCTTCACCCGGGACGTCACCGAGCGCAAGCGTCGCGAGCGAACGCTCCAGGAGGAGCGGGAGTTCATCGAGCAGGCGATAAACGCGCTCGACGACGTGTTCTACGTCGTCGGCACGGACGGCACGCTCCGGCGCTGGAACGACAGCCTGGAGGCGACAACGGGCTACGACGGGTCGGAGATAGCCGAGATGGACGTCGTCGAGTTCTTCGCCGAGGACCACCGGGCCCGGATCTCCGACGCGGTCCGGGAGTCGTTCGACGGCGGCGAGGTCACCGTCGAGGCGGAGTTCGAGACCGCACGGGGCAGGCGGATCCCCCACGAGTTTACCGGTGCCCGGCTGACCGACCCCGAGGGCGAACTGATCGGGCTCGTGGGCGTGGGCCGGGACATCTCCGAGCGGAAGGAGCGGGAACGGGAACTGAAGCGACAGAACGAGCGGTTCGACGAGCTCGCCGGCGTCATCTCGCACGACCTGGAGACGCCGATCCAGACGGTCCGGGGACGCTTGGAACTGGCCGCTGAGACGGGCGACCCCGCCCAGATCGACGAGGCGCTGGACGCGCTGCAGCGCGTGGACGAACTCAGGGAGGACATCGTCGACATGGTGCGCTCGCGGGAGGTCGTCGGGGAGACCGAAACCGTCGAGGTGGCGGAGACCGCGCGGTCGGCCTGGCGAGCGGTCACCGTCCGGTCCGACGCGTCGCTGGAGGTCGAAGATACGGTGCGGCTGGACGCCGACCCCGACGCACTACGCCGCCTGCTACAGAACCTGCTGTCGAACTCCGTCGAACACGCCTCCGGGGCCGTGTCGATCAGAATCGGGGCGCTCGACCACGGGTTCTACCTGGCGGATTCCGGTTCGGGCATCCCCGAGGAACACCGCGAAGACGTGTTCACTCCGGGGTTCACCACGAAAGCCGGCGGGAGCGGGATGGGCATGGCGAGCGTTCGGCAGATCCTCGACGCCCACGGGTGGCGGATCGAGGTCACGGACAGCGAGGCGCTGGGCGGGGTCAGGTTCGAGGTGCTGGCACAGGACGGCAACGAGACGAACTAG
- a CDS encoding ROK family protein, which yields MVRVAAVDVGGTWVRGAYADESGLRGEPWRSPTADVGSPAALADLLAAEFDGPVDAVGVAVAGILGDDRTTVDAASNWDGDGWDLRPIAERLDAPLAAENDGDASALGLLARGDVGADENAAYLTISTGIGLGVLHRGRLIRGAEGGFVNLGWDGDVVHDGVRNPWEGYAAGDRIPERIAEWLDGEDRETILTGDGDAEAFFAAVDDGDPVARDYYARLKRINAAGIGTVTDLFALDVVVAGGGVAANQSELLAYDDDPRLADPVALDDYCVTGAPRVETASPDANLELRGAAEAAREAVREENRASEE from the coding sequence ATGGTCCGAGTGGCTGCGGTCGACGTCGGCGGCACGTGGGTCAGAGGGGCGTACGCGGACGAGTCGGGGCTCCGCGGCGAGCCGTGGCGCTCCCCCACGGCCGACGTGGGGTCGCCGGCGGCGCTCGCCGACCTGCTCGCGGCCGAGTTCGACGGCCCCGTCGACGCCGTCGGGGTCGCGGTCGCGGGCATCCTCGGCGACGACCGGACGACGGTCGACGCGGCGTCGAACTGGGACGGCGACGGCTGGGACCTGCGGCCGATAGCGGAGCGGCTGGACGCCCCGCTCGCGGCGGAGAACGACGGCGACGCGAGCGCGCTCGGACTGCTCGCCCGGGGCGACGTGGGCGCCGACGAGAACGCCGCGTACCTCACGATAAGCACCGGGATCGGGCTGGGCGTCCTCCACCGCGGCCGGCTGATCCGCGGCGCGGAGGGCGGGTTCGTCAACCTCGGCTGGGACGGGGACGTCGTCCACGACGGCGTCCGGAACCCATGGGAGGGGTACGCCGCCGGCGACCGGATCCCCGAGCGCATCGCGGAGTGGCTCGACGGGGAGGACCGCGAGACGATCCTGACGGGCGACGGGGACGCCGAGGCGTTCTTCGCGGCCGTCGACGACGGCGACCCGGTCGCCCGCGACTACTACGCCCGGCTCAAGCGGATCAACGCCGCGGGGATCGGCACCGTCACGGACCTGTTTGCCCTCGACGTCGTCGTGGCAGGTGGCGGCGTCGCGGCGAACCAGTCGGAGCTACTCGCGTACGACGACGACCCGCGGCTGGCCGACCCGGTCGCGCTCGACGACTACTGCGTCACCGGCGCGCCGCGGGTCGAGACGGCGTCGCCGGACGCGAACCTCGAACTCCGCGGCGCGGCGGAAGCGGCGCGCGAGGCGGTCCGGGAGGAAAACCGGGCGAGCGAGGAGTGA
- a CDS encoding Nmad3 family putative nucleotide modification protein, with protein MPSAVAINVGANTTLPGFRGPVFPDGSFEYIPIPEREPAGEQLPTYADLDLTTDVPADVRDAAVHLDPEFAEYPECEAYTYGDDHAVKAGPLSELAAGDYALFYATLSTAGDPADWAAPEWGAYLIGVFRLDRDPVTDYAALAPADRGRFANNAHVKRETVDAAVLLSGDPDGSRLLDRAVPLSSRTAGADPNRIVTDLSADSGKGPWWRRPLRFDEPVTAELLDVVESGTVDRCFAD; from the coding sequence ATGCCAAGCGCAGTCGCGATAAACGTCGGCGCGAACACGACGCTCCCCGGCTTCCGGGGACCGGTGTTCCCCGACGGCTCCTTCGAGTACATCCCCATCCCGGAGCGCGAACCCGCCGGCGAGCAGTTGCCGACGTACGCCGACCTGGACCTGACGACCGACGTGCCCGCCGACGTGCGCGACGCCGCGGTCCACCTTGACCCGGAGTTCGCCGAGTACCCCGAGTGCGAGGCCTACACCTACGGCGACGACCACGCCGTCAAGGCCGGGCCGCTCTCCGAACTCGCGGCCGGCGACTACGCGCTGTTCTACGCGACGCTGTCGACCGCCGGCGACCCCGCCGACTGGGCCGCGCCGGAGTGGGGCGCGTACCTGATCGGCGTGTTCCGCCTCGACCGCGACCCCGTGACCGACTACGCCGCGCTCGCCCCCGCCGACCGCGGCCGGTTCGCGAACAACGCCCACGTCAAGCGCGAGACGGTCGACGCCGCGGTCCTCCTCTCGGGCGACCCCGACGGCTCGCGGCTGCTCGACCGCGCGGTGCCGCTGTCGAGCCGGACGGCCGGCGCGGACCCGAACCGGATCGTCACCGACCTCTCCGCCGACTCGGGGAAGGGGCCGTGGTGGCGGCGGCCGCTCCGGTTCGACGAGCCGGTGACCGCCGAACTGCTCGACGTGGTCGAGTCGGGGACGGTCGACCGCTGTTTCGCGGACTGA
- a CDS encoding DUF7577 domain-containing protein — MNVPGWALAYAGVSVLVYLVLYYYLRGDDDESARGPLSEENGGDYSAGAPVGPEGGDPGRDRPDPHRMARGGDGDGRRCPHCGARNDPDPTYTYCHRCVERLGMAQ, encoded by the coding sequence GTGAACGTTCCAGGGTGGGCGCTTGCGTACGCGGGGGTGTCCGTGCTCGTCTACCTGGTCCTCTACTACTACCTGCGGGGGGACGACGACGAGTCGGCCCGCGGCCCGCTCTCCGAGGAGAACGGCGGCGACTACTCGGCGGGAGCGCCGGTCGGGCCCGAGGGCGGCGACCCCGGACGGGACCGGCCCGACCCGCACCGAATGGCGCGAGGGGGCGACGGCGACGGCCGGCGCTGTCCGCACTGCGGGGCCCGCAACGACCCCGACCCGACGTACACGTACTGCCACCGCTGCGTCGAGCGCCTCGGCATGGCCCAGTGA
- a CDS encoding aryl-sulfate sulfotransferase: protein MDRRTRVLALSAVVLALTALFGLQVALADRSGPGEATVTTPDEQYPGNTLISVQSYGSDYDGKAMEVTPDGERVWVYDPPNSRVFDSEMLDNGNLLVAVATKLPPSECPADALRVRSDECVHNRVLEIDGDSLTTDEKEVVWRYTWYDEFVSHHEVHDVDRLENGETAVIDMGENRAFAVAENGTITWQWNASEHLGEGSAFREEYGGPAKGGPESDWTHMNDIDRLENGNFQLSIRNFDAVIEVDPETNEIVDVVGRPGDHGTMHEQHNPRRLEEWGTMLVADSENDRVVEYDVDNGTKVWEYGGSDLLLWPRDADRLPNGNTLIVDTFNNRVIEVDREGDVVWEYGGVAMPYSADRLSVPEEGGETVPGTRLQNRTESRSTLLETAAQVEAWARFVLPNWIGWPHLVTLSAGALASLAIVVDFAVLGVRVGWRRYAR, encoded by the coding sequence ATGGACCGACGGACGCGCGTGCTGGCCCTCTCCGCGGTCGTGCTGGCGCTGACCGCGCTGTTCGGTCTGCAGGTCGCCCTCGCCGACCGGAGCGGCCCCGGCGAGGCGACGGTGACGACCCCCGACGAGCAGTACCCGGGCAACACGCTGATCAGCGTCCAGAGCTACGGGAGCGACTACGACGGGAAGGCCATGGAGGTGACGCCCGACGGCGAGCGCGTGTGGGTGTACGACCCGCCGAACTCGCGGGTGTTCGACTCCGAGATGCTGGACAACGGCAACCTGCTCGTCGCGGTCGCCACGAAGCTCCCCCCGTCGGAGTGTCCCGCCGACGCGCTCCGCGTGCGCTCCGACGAGTGCGTCCACAACCGCGTGCTGGAGATCGACGGCGACAGCCTGACCACCGACGAGAAGGAGGTCGTCTGGCGCTACACCTGGTACGACGAGTTCGTCAGCCACCACGAGGTCCACGACGTCGACCGCCTGGAGAACGGCGAGACGGCGGTCATCGACATGGGCGAGAACCGCGCGTTCGCCGTCGCGGAAAACGGGACGATCACGTGGCAGTGGAACGCGTCCGAACACCTGGGCGAGGGCTCGGCGTTCCGCGAGGAGTACGGCGGCCCGGCGAAGGGGGGCCCCGAGTCGGACTGGACCCACATGAACGACATCGACCGGCTGGAGAACGGCAATTTCCAGCTCTCGATCCGCAACTTCGACGCCGTCATCGAGGTCGACCCCGAAACGAACGAAATCGTCGACGTGGTCGGCCGCCCGGGCGACCACGGGACGATGCACGAGCAGCACAACCCCCGCCGGCTGGAGGAGTGGGGAACGATGCTCGTCGCCGACAGCGAGAACGACCGCGTCGTCGAGTACGACGTGGACAACGGCACGAAGGTGTGGGAGTACGGCGGGAGCGACCTGCTGCTGTGGCCCCGCGACGCCGACCGCCTCCCGAACGGCAACACGCTGATCGTCGACACGTTCAACAACCGGGTGATAGAGGTCGACCGCGAGGGGGACGTGGTCTGGGAGTACGGCGGGGTGGCGATGCCGTACTCGGCGGACCGGCTCTCCGTGCCGGAGGAGGGCGGCGAGACGGTGCCCGGGACGCGGCTGCAGAACCGAACCGAGAGCCGGTCGACGCTGCTGGAGACGGCGGCGCAGGTCGAGGCCTGGGCGCGGTTCGTCCTCCCGAACTGGATCGGCTGGCCGCACCTGGTGACGCTGTCGGCGGGCGCGCTCGCGTCGCTCGCCATCGTCGTCGACTTCGCGGTGCTGGGCGTCCGGGTCGGCTGGCGGCGCTACGCCCGCTGA
- a CDS encoding acyltransferase, which translates to MTKRHVSLPAEADEGVTAFIEEVDERLSGDEDTCAVVQDVLVDLYGDREAYDRWQAGKPVSNAERVRLQGYDPCNATLESEYYAEKDEDRFERSKHLQWLWRQFDATPMADNVEFALRFRRMLADHLFDDCGENCRFFKGITFTYGHNISVGDNVVVHDDVHLDDRGKLTIGDRVSISDGVHVYSHDHDVVDQTEVHNYHTVIEDDARVTYDAMVRAGNRIGRNAVVGARGVVQSDVPAHHIAVGMPAKSIKVKPGWEDVAAPVEGANENRQAERRIEYDLDDGIDAFDEFDRDLSPPN; encoded by the coding sequence ATGACGAAGCGACACGTCTCCCTTCCGGCGGAGGCGGACGAGGGGGTCACGGCGTTCATCGAGGAGGTCGACGAGCGGCTGTCCGGCGACGAGGACACCTGCGCCGTCGTACAGGACGTGCTGGTCGACCTCTACGGGGACCGCGAGGCGTACGACCGCTGGCAGGCCGGAAAGCCCGTCTCCAACGCCGAGCGCGTGCGCCTCCAGGGGTACGACCCCTGCAACGCGACGCTGGAGTCGGAGTACTACGCCGAGAAGGACGAGGACCGCTTCGAGCGCTCGAAGCACCTCCAGTGGCTCTGGCGGCAGTTCGACGCGACGCCGATGGCCGACAACGTCGAGTTCGCGCTGCGGTTCCGCCGGATGCTCGCCGACCACCTGTTCGACGACTGCGGGGAGAACTGCCGCTTCTTCAAGGGGATCACGTTCACCTACGGCCACAACATCTCCGTCGGCGACAACGTCGTCGTCCACGACGACGTCCACCTCGACGACCGCGGGAAGCTCACGATAGGCGACCGCGTCTCGATAAGCGACGGCGTCCACGTGTACAGCCACGACCACGACGTGGTCGACCAGACCGAGGTGCACAACTACCACACCGTCATCGAGGACGACGCCCGGGTCACCTACGACGCGATGGTCCGGGCGGGCAACCGGATCGGCCGGAACGCCGTCGTCGGCGCGCGCGGCGTCGTCCAATCCGACGTGCCCGCCCACCACATCGCGGTCGGGATGCCGGCGAAAAGCATCAAGGTAAAGCCCGGCTGGGAGGACGTCGCGGCCCCGGTCGAGGGGGCAAACGAGAACCGCCAGGCGGAGCGCCGCATCGAGTACGACCTCGACGACGGGATCGACGCCTTCGACGAGTTCGACCGGGACCTGTCGCCGCCGAACTGA
- a CDS encoding winged helix-turn-helix domain-containing protein has product MGTDDADGPEGFAEYDPLVTAFGDHPRTRVVVALLSAETEPPTDFSPNEIARITGVEESAVEDHVASLRSQGLVVETDEIDGGPTYRLDEGDDAVAALRRLHDELFDRV; this is encoded by the coding sequence ATGGGAACCGACGACGCGGACGGACCGGAGGGGTTCGCGGAGTACGACCCGCTGGTGACGGCCTTCGGCGACCACCCGCGGACCCGGGTCGTCGTCGCCTTGCTTTCGGCGGAGACGGAGCCCCCGACGGACTTCTCGCCGAACGAGATAGCCCGCATCACCGGCGTCGAGGAGTCGGCCGTCGAGGACCACGTCGCCAGCCTGCGGAGCCAGGGGCTGGTCGTCGAGACCGACGAAATCGACGGCGGGCCGACGTACCGCCTCGACGAGGGCGACGACGCGGTCGCCGCCCTGCGGCGGCTCCACGACGAACTGTTCGACCGGGTGTAG
- a CDS encoding aldo/keto reductase — translation MNYRTLGDTDVEVSEVGFGAWVVGSDWWGDRSEEQAIEMVHHALDAGVTFFDTGDVYGHGDSEELIGRALRDRRDEVTLGTKVGYDFYNNPQAGHGELPKRMDGEWIRTAVDRSLDRLGMERLDLLMLHNANVDEVDRDVLETLDELREEDVVDAVGWALGPSIGWLAEGDRAIEEEFDAVQVVFNVLEQAPGQHFLDTIRELDADTSLLARVPHSSGLLNEQVTPETELEEGDHRAYRPDEWYETGWEKVDALRFLERKGERTMGQAAIQWLLGHDEVASVTPTFRTTDDIDEWAAAPDTPAMSDEEMARVADLHEDNFGIDRDDGMDALRSSVDGEDIAEADVEKVSAGD, via the coding sequence ATGAACTACCGCACGCTGGGCGATACGGACGTCGAGGTCAGCGAGGTCGGGTTCGGCGCGTGGGTCGTCGGCTCCGACTGGTGGGGCGACCGGAGCGAGGAGCAGGCGATAGAGATGGTCCACCACGCGCTCGACGCCGGCGTCACGTTCTTCGACACCGGCGACGTGTACGGCCACGGCGACAGCGAGGAGCTGATCGGCCGGGCGCTCCGCGACCGCCGCGACGAGGTGACCCTCGGCACGAAGGTCGGCTACGACTTCTACAACAACCCGCAGGCCGGCCACGGCGAACTGCCGAAGCGGATGGACGGCGAGTGGATCCGCACCGCCGTCGACCGCAGCCTCGACCGCCTCGGGATGGAACGTCTCGACCTGCTGATGCTCCACAACGCGAATGTCGACGAGGTCGACCGCGACGTGCTGGAGACCCTGGACGAACTCCGCGAGGAGGACGTCGTCGACGCCGTCGGCTGGGCGCTCGGCCCCTCCATCGGCTGGCTCGCCGAGGGCGACCGCGCGATCGAGGAGGAGTTCGACGCCGTGCAGGTCGTGTTCAACGTCCTCGAACAGGCCCCGGGCCAGCACTTCCTCGACACGATCCGCGAACTGGACGCCGACACGAGCCTGCTCGCCCGCGTCCCCCACTCCTCGGGCCTGCTGAACGAGCAGGTCACGCCCGAGACCGAACTGGAGGAGGGCGACCACCGCGCCTACCGCCCCGACGAGTGGTACGAGACGGGCTGGGAGAAAGTCGACGCGCTGCGGTTCCTCGAACGGAAAGGCGAGCGCACGATGGGCCAGGCCGCCATCCAGTGGCTGCTCGGCCACGACGAAGTCGCAAGCGTGACGCCGACGTTCCGCACGACCGACGACATCGACGAGTGGGCGGCCGCGCCCGACACGCCGGCGATGAGCGACGAGGAGATGGCCCGCGTCGCCGACCTCCACGAGGACAACTTCGGGATCGACCGCGACGACGGGATGGACGCCCTCCGGTCGTCGGTCGACGGCGAGGACATCGCGGAAGCCGACGTGGAGAAGGTGAGCGCCGGGGACTGA
- a CDS encoding HVO_2922 family protein, which yields MGDDTVTVTATLEVTVDGSEFELASEGNGTATADLSAPGVEGVLRVDADAVATAVDEAVGDESESPPAVDRAVERVDLAGSATRTTEAAEGDGTPFPEDPLSDEQPTVAESKARFELYRDRAGDWRWRLRHDNGNVIADGGQGYSSKQSAERGLRSVKANAAGGEVELVPE from the coding sequence ATGGGTGACGACACCGTCACGGTCACGGCGACGCTGGAGGTCACGGTCGACGGGAGCGAGTTCGAACTGGCGTCGGAGGGGAACGGTACCGCGACGGCGGACCTCTCGGCCCCGGGCGTCGAGGGCGTGTTGCGGGTCGACGCCGACGCCGTTGCCACCGCAGTCGACGAGGCCGTCGGAGACGAGAGCGAATCGCCGCCGGCGGTCGACCGCGCAGTCGAGCGCGTCGACCTGGCCGGGAGCGCCACGAGGACGACGGAGGCGGCCGAGGGGGACGGGACACCGTTCCCGGAGGACCCGCTCTCGGACGAGCAACCCACCGTCGCCGAGTCGAAGGCGCGGTTCGAACTGTACCGCGACAGAGCCGGCGACTGGCGGTGGCGGCTCCGCCACGACAACGGGAACGTCATCGCGGACGGCGGGCAGGGCTACTCCTCGAAGCAAAGCGCCGAGCGCGGCCTCCGGAGCGTGAAGGCGAACGCCGCCGGCGGCGAGGTGGAACTGGTCCCGGAGTGA